ATTGTTGTTAGTCGTTTTAATCGTAGGCATTTGTTTATTGTAGTGCTTGCCATTATGAGTATTTTCTCATTTGCTGGTGGTCTTACTGATAATTTTTATGTTGCACTTGCATGTCGTATTGTTACTGCTATTTTTTATCCTGCATATATTTCTATTGCATTTACTGTTGCAGGTGAAATTGCACAACCTAGTGATGCTCCTCGTGCTATTAGTAAGATTGTGATGGGTATTTCTGCTGGAACTATTTTTGGTGTTCCTCTTTGTACATTTTTTGCAAATCATGGTGGATATCCTATGGCTATGTTTTGGTTTGGATTTCTTAATCTTGCTATTTGTATTCTTACTGTACTGTTTTTCCCATCAATTGAAGGTCACGAAGATGTTAATTTAAAAAGTCAGTTTTTATCTGCTAAAAGTGGTATTTTCTTAATTTCTACACTTGCTGTTGTTGTTTTTTCAACTGGTTTTTGTGGTTTTTATAATTATGCTTCATCTTTTATTCAGCTTGTTACAGGTATTGTTGGTGGTAATGTTACAGTTACTCTTTTAATTGCTGGTATTATGAGTATTTTTGGTTCATGGACTGCAGGTCGTATGCTTAGTAGTGAAGGTTCTTCATGTTTTGTTATTTGTAGTGTAGTGTGCATGTGTGTGAATTTCATATTATTTTATGTATTTGCTAGTAACTATTTAGTTGTTATTTTACTTATGGCTATTCTTGGTTTTCTTGATGGTATATTTAATAATCTTATTCAGTACTGGATTTTCTCTGCTATTCCTCAGGCTCCTGAGTTTGCAAATGGTGTGTTTATGAGTATGCTTAATGTTGGTATTACTGTTGCTACTATTTTATCAAGTCGTGTGATTGATAAGGTTGGTATTATAGGTATTATTCCTGTATGTGTTTGTATTTTAGTAGTTGCAATTGTTTTATTTGCTTATCGTATGAGACGATATCCTACAAATGATACATCTTAGAAATATCTTCTCCCTTTTTTTACTTTTTTTGTTAAAATATCTATTTTTTTATATTACTTTAGATATAAGTTATTATTACTTAATTTTTGTATATGATAAAATTTAAAAGGAGATGTGATTAGATAAATCTTAATAATTTACGTGGTAATGTTGATTTTATACTTTTTATAATGGTATTTGGAACTTTTGGTATTTTATCAACTGAACTTGGTTTTGTTGGTATTTTACCCCAGATTGCATCATATTTTAATGTGACACTTGATATGGCAGGTCTTTTTATTAGTGGATTTTCTTTTGTTATTATGATTGGAAGTCTGGTTATTCCACTTATTGTGGGAAAATGTAATCGTAAGCATTTATTTGTATTGGTATTGTTGTTTATGAGTATCTTCTCATTTGCTGGTGGTCTTACACATAACTTTTATGTTGCTCTTGCATGTCGTATTATTTCTGCATTTTTTTATCCTGCATATATTTCTATTGCATTTACTGTTGCAGGTGAACTTGTAGATCCAGTGGATGCTCCTCGTGCTGTTAGTAAGGTTGTTATGGGATTTTCTGCTGGTGAAATTCTTGGTCTTCCTATTTGTACATTTTTTGCAAATCATGGTGGATATCCTATGGCTATGTTTGCTCTTGGTTTTCTTAATTTAGTGTCATGTATTGTGACATTATTGTTTTTCCCATCAATTGAAGGTCACGTTGATGTGAACTTTAAAAATCAGCTTAAGTTGTCACGAAAGCCTATCTTGATATTATCAGCTATTGGTGTTGCAGTCTTTTCTACAGGTTTTTGTCTGTATTATAATTATGCTGCATCATTTCTGCAGATTATTTCACATATTACAGGTGAGTTTATTACATTTACATTACTTCTTGGTGGTGTTATGAGTATTGTGGGTTCATGGCTTACTGGTCGTCTTCTTGTTAAGATTCCGGGAAAGACTGTGATTGTTGCACCTGTTGTTATTTGTATTAATTTAGCATTACTTTTATTGTTTGCTACATCTGGTAATATGATTTTTATGATTGTTTTATCTGCTTTGTTTGGTTTCTTTGAGGGTGTTTTTACTAATATTATTCAGTATTGGATTATTACTGCTATTCCTCAGGCTTCAGAGTTTGCAAATGGTGTATTTATGAGTATGCTTAATGTTGGTGTAACACTTGGTGCTGTTATTGGTGGTTTTTTAATAGCTGATATAGGTTTGATGGCAATAATTCCAGCATCAATTATTATAATATTATTATCCATTATTTTATTTGCAAGTAGAATGTATAAATTTAGTAAAACTACATCTTAAATTAGGTGTTATTTTAATTTAAATAACACTTGCTTTTATTCTTTTTTTATTACTTTTTTTTAATTCTAAAAACTATTTATTATATTATACTAATTATTAAATAATTTAAAAAACAAATATATTAATATTAAAGTATTAAAATTTGAGATACTTTTTATAATGGCACTTTTTTTTATAAAATAAAACTTTTTTTTGATTAACAAAATTATATATTAAGAATAACTATTTTTTTAAAATTAAAAAACTAGGAGGTAGAAGATAACATGATGGATATAGTATCTGTATGTGTAATTGCAGTTGCTCTTGCAATGGATGCATTTAGTGTATCAATAACAAAAGGATTTACACAAAAAAATCTGACAAAAGCACAATGGCTATACTATGGAATATTTTTTGGATTTTTCCAATTCTTCATGACAGTTCTAGGATATCTATGTGGAACAACAGTAAGTGGATTTATATCATCAATTGCATCATTTGTAGGATTTATACTTCTAATGATAATTGGAGTAAATATGATACGAGAAAGTCTCACATCAGATGATGAGGAAATTACAGATAACTTCAGCTTTAAGGAAGTATTTATTCTTGCAATAGCAACAAGTATTGATGCATTTGCAGTAGGACTTAGTTTTGCAATACTAGGAAGTGAAGTATTAATACCAAGTATAATCATAGGAGTTACAGCATTTATAATCAGTCTTATAGGTGTATTTATAGGTGCAAAACTTGAAGATAAAATAGGAAAATATCTTGGAGATAAAGTGGAAATATTTGGTGGAGTAGTACTTATAATAATTGCAATTAAAATTCTTATAGGATTATAATAATAAATCCCCCCCAACTCTTTTTTTTTATTAAAACTATTTTTATATATTTTTTTAATATAACAGATGTTAATATTTATTATAGATGTTAATCTTATATTATAATATGTAGTTCTCAGGGCGGAGTGAAATTCTCCACCGGTGGTGAAAATATAAAATACAATAATATATTAAAGTCCACGAGCATAGATGATGAGATAAATAATAAATGAATATATTTCTATGCTGATTTGGTGCAACTCCAAAACCGACAGTAAAAGTCTGGATGAAAGAGAATCATAAGAAAATAAAATCTTAAACTTAATTTTTTCTCAAAAAAAATACAATGGGATATAAATAAAAATAATATATCTAAAACCTTGAAATTAAGCTAAAAGCCCTGGTTCTATTGTATTTTCTTACAAATTACTTAATAGAAAATTTTTGAAAATATACAAATACTTGATAATTAAATTAAAAACAGGAGAGAAAATATACAATGAATCAAGAAACATCAATACAAAGAGTAGAAACAGCAATAAAATATCTTCAAGATAAAAAAGGAATAATTGTAACAGATGATGAAGATAGAGAAAATGAAGGAGATATCTTCTATCCTGCTGAAACTGTAACAGAAGAACAAATGGCAATAATGATACGTGAATGTAGTGGAATAATCTGTCTATGTATGACAGATGAAGATGCAGACAGACTAGAACTTCCACTAATGGTAGAAGAAAACACAAGTACATACAAAACAGCATTTACAATAACAATCGAGGCAAGTGAAGGCGTAACAACAGGAGTAAGTGCAAAAGATCGTGTAACAACAGTACGAGCAGCAGTAGCAGATGGAGCAAAACCATCAGATCTAAACCATCCAGGACACGTATTCCCACTAAGAGCAAGAAATGGTGGAGTAGAAGAAAGAGATGGACATACAGAAGCAAATGTAGATCTAATGAAACTTGCAGGATACAAACCAATGGGAGTACTATGTGAAGTAACAAACATAGATGGTACAATGGCAAGAATGCCAGAACTTGAAGTAATATCAGAAAAATACGATATGCCAATTGTAACAATAGAAGACATAAAAGTATACAAACAAAACATGAACTAAACATGGGATATTACCAAACTATAACCTCCCACCATCATACTTTTTTTTATTATTTTTTTGGGGAATAAATAGTATAAAAATAACAACTAGGAAAAATAAAAGGGGAATTTTACCATTATATAATTTGGATGCAAGAAAAATAAAACTATATTAGAGGTAAAAACTATGACAGAAGAATTAAAACTAGTCGAACAATGCTACGACCCACTAGAATATGGATACTTACATGGATTTAACAGAAAACTAACACCAGATGAAGAAGCAAAAATAAAAGACATCATGACAAAATTTAAACCAGCAACATTTAAAAATGTCATGCAAATATCAGGAGATCCACACGGCTGGATGTGCACAGAAGAAGACATACAAAAAGTAGAAAAAGCACTAGGAATCACAAACACAGTAGAAAAAAGACGAAAACAACAACAAAAACAACAAGAAATCTATGACAAAACACGACATATAAAAGAAGAAGCACTAGAAGAAATTGAAAAAATATATGCAGGAGCACCAAGACCACCACAAAAACTAGACATACTACTAAAAGTAGCACAACAAGTATATGACCCAGCAAACAGCTTCAGAGACAACAGATTCTATGGAGGAGGACAACTATTCATAGTAACAAAGAAAAGCATATGGTATGTAATAAACAACTCACAAGAAGGAAATGACACATCAATAAACAACATACAAATCGATGATGAACCCGCAGCAATAGGATTTAAAGCACCATACACAGAACACCTACATGAGCTAATACAAAAACTAACAGAAAACAACCACTACAAAGACCCAATAGAAGATGTAGAATAAAATATAAATTATCACCACCTATATTTCACCTATTTTTATTCTTTTTTTTAAAATATACTCTATCCATATTAAAAGATGTTATAAATTAGATTTAATAAAACATTTAATTAGATAAATACATCACTACTTTTTTCTAAATTATAAAACTAAATCATATGG
The nucleotide sequence above comes from Methanosphaera sp.. Encoded proteins:
- a CDS encoding MFS transporter, whose amino-acid sequence is MLGTFSILSTELGFVGILPQVAQYFSIGIDDAGLFISCFSAIIAVGSLIVPIVVSRFNRRHLFIVVLAIMSIFSFAGGLTDNFYVALACRIVTAIFYPAYISIAFTVAGEIAQPSDAPRAISKIVMGISAGTIFGVPLCTFFANHGGYPMAMFWFGFLNLAICILTVLFFPSIEGHEDVNLKSQFLSAKSGIFLISTLAVVVFSTGFCGFYNYASSFIQLVTGIVGGNVTVTLLIAGIMSIFGSWTAGRMLSSEGSSCFVICSVVCMCVNFILFYVFASNYLVVILLMAILGFLDGIFNNLIQYWIFSAIPQAPEFANGVFMSMLNVGITVATILSSRVIDKVGIIGIIPVCVCILVVAIVLFAYRMRRYPTNDTS
- a CDS encoding MFS transporter; the protein is MVFGTFGILSTELGFVGILPQIASYFNVTLDMAGLFISGFSFVIMIGSLVIPLIVGKCNRKHLFVLVLLFMSIFSFAGGLTHNFYVALACRIISAFFYPAYISIAFTVAGELVDPVDAPRAVSKVVMGFSAGEILGLPICTFFANHGGYPMAMFALGFLNLVSCIVTLLFFPSIEGHVDVNFKNQLKLSRKPILILSAIGVAVFSTGFCLYYNYAASFLQIISHITGEFITFTLLLGGVMSIVGSWLTGRLLVKIPGKTVIVAPVVICINLALLLLFATSGNMIFMIVLSALFGFFEGVFTNIIQYWIITAIPQASEFANGVFMSMLNVGVTLGAVIGGFLIADIGLMAIIPASIIIILLSIILFASRMYKFSKTTS
- a CDS encoding manganese efflux pump MntP family protein, which encodes MDIVSVCVIAVALAMDAFSVSITKGFTQKNLTKAQWLYYGIFFGFFQFFMTVLGYLCGTTVSGFISSIASFVGFILLMIIGVNMIRESLTSDDEEITDNFSFKEVFILAIATSIDAFAVGLSFAILGSEVLIPSIIIGVTAFIISLIGVFIGAKLEDKIGKYLGDKVEIFGGVVLIIIAIKILIGL
- the ribB gene encoding 3,4-dihydroxy-2-butanone-4-phosphate synthase, which encodes MNQETSIQRVETAIKYLQDKKGIIVTDDEDRENEGDIFYPAETVTEEQMAIMIRECSGIICLCMTDEDADRLELPLMVEENTSTYKTAFTITIEASEGVTTGVSAKDRVTTVRAAVADGAKPSDLNHPGHVFPLRARNGGVEERDGHTEANVDLMKLAGYKPMGVLCEVTNIDGTMARMPELEVISEKYDMPIVTIEDIKVYKQNMN